From the Lathyrus oleraceus cultivar Zhongwan6 chromosome 3, CAAS_Psat_ZW6_1.0, whole genome shotgun sequence genome, the window agctGGCATCTAAGATTCACTTCTCGCCTGAGAATCAacagtgtgttgctaaccttgctcacacttctccaaggggacatatcagacaagattggtaccttgatagtggctgctcaaggcatatgactgggatgaacaacctagtggtgaatctacatccctctaacaccaagtctgtgacattaggtgatggaactaaaagagaagtcatggGTGTTGGGAAGCTGGATTGTCCAGAAACTCCAGAATTGAgtgatgtattgttagtaaaaggactaactgtgaacctcataagcataagccagctgtgtgaccaaggatacaaggtggaatttaccaatggaggatgtgtggtgttgaatgggtgcaatcaagaagtgatgagaggagatagatccaaagataattgctatctatggaaatcgAAAGACTCTATCAACCTTCCCAAGTGTCCTTTggccaagggagatcaggaagggaagctgggacatggaagacttgatcCCCTTCAGGTAAAAGGAGTGAAGAAGAGCATTTCCAAGGGAGCTATGAGAAGAGTCTCATATCTGTCTTTAGATAAAAAGACAGACTATGGAAAGTGTCTGCTCAAAAGTAATGAGCCCTTGGTTCCCATTGGTCATCATACAACTGAGATGACAGCAAGGGATAGACAGAGGTGTGTGTTATTGACGTCGGCAGAAACTCAGTACCTAGCTTGTGGTGGCAAGTGGTCATCTCTAGTttggaggaacctgatgcagacagaGTACAATGCCACCAggaatgtcatgacattgtacaCTACTATGTGTGAAAATAGTAAGGGCAAAAAGGGAATGCGTGCGTCTGAAaagttatagcaactaatgaagttagttagctactgtttaataagtcaaattattaaacaaatAGTGAGCGCTGAGTGGTCAAAatctaatagaccttactcttgcatAAAGCATTTCACATTCAGTCGTTTCATTCTCCACTCGTGCAAACCCTCGTCCAAAGAAACGATTCATCTTCCCTCTCAGCTTTTCAGCATGGCTCGTCAATCCGACACCTCCTCGTACACCACCATGTCTGATTCTCTCAGCACCGAGTCTTACCACCCTACCCGGGAGGATCCAGTTGTTGACGCAgcaacttcgtcccatgcaagaagacctaaggaaacGGTCACCGGGTTTTCATCAGAAATCGCTCTTGATGAACACACAAGGGAAGGGTCAAGGTATGTACATAACTCCATTGCAACTATCGTCACTCAGATACTATCTGGCAATAGaaatgttcctggggtttctgttcccttgaacacaaTCATTCCTGATATTGCTGCATGTCAAGATAAAGCTGTAGTGTTGAGAAAAATGTCACTGACAATGTTGAGCAACCAGATGCTCATGAGGGATCAAAGATTGAAAAACCCTCAGGCAAAGTGAGAGGTGAGCAGGCCAATGTTACTCAAGGTGTTGAGGACAACCCTAGGGCTGAAACGATTAACGTGGAAGAGCTCTCGGACAATGAACTTCTGGCTACCGTTGTCCCTAGGATAGCCAAGAGAGTTAGGTCTAGAAGGGAGAAAAAGGCTGTGGAGCAGAAGTACCCCTCCAAGGAAGTTGGTGAAACAAATCCTCATAGACAACCAGGGACAGAGAGTACTCACAAAAGGAAAGGCTATGGACCTgccaaatcttggagcaaagaggtgcccaagaagtTGAAGACCAAGGCAGTGGTGGTAGAGTCAGAATctgatgtcccatgtgatgtcacaacttccatgtccaggaagaagccCTCTTCAAGCAAGTTGGCTGCTAGTGTCCCAGAAGTCCCgattgacaatgtgtccttccactttcCCTCCAGTGTTAACAGATGGAAGTATGTctaccacaagaggctggccCTGGAGAGAGAACTGACACAGAATACACTGGACTGTAAGGAGATTGTGGATCTCATCAAAGAGGCAGGATTGATGAGAACTGTGTCTCAACTCCCtaagtgctatgagaccttagtGAAAGAGTTCATTGTAAATCTGTCAGAGGAGTGTGCTGATGGTAAATCCACAGAGtttagaaaggtctatgtgcgtgggAAGTGTGTGACCTTTTCCCCTTCTGTGATAAATCAGTATCTGGGAAGAGCGGATGAAGagcaaccagagcttgaagtgactgacaattcagtctgtcaagtcatcacagccaagcaagtccaaaaatggcctctcaaagggaaggTGGTGGCCAGCCAACTAAGTGTAAAGTATGCAATGCTACACAAAGTGGGAGCAGCAAACTGGGTATCCActaatcacaagtcaactgtgtctgtggcgttagggaagttcatctatgcagtgggAACCAAGACAAAGGTGGACTATGTTTCTTACATATTTGATCAGACAATGAAACATGCATGGAGCTTTAGTGTGAAGGGacccattgcctttccatctatcatATGTGGAATTGTGCTGAACCAATTTCCACACATCCTGA encodes:
- the LOC127131104 gene encoding uncharacterized protein LOC127131104, with product MARQSDTSSYTTMSDSLSTESYHPTREDPVVDAATSSHARRPKETVTGFSSEIALDEHTREGSSVEKNVTDNVEQPDAHEGSKIEKPSGKVRGEQANVTQGVEDNPRAETINVEELSDNELLATVVPRIAKRVRSRREKKAVEQKYPSKEVGETNPHRQPGTESTHKRKGYGPAKSWSKEVPKKLKTKAVVVESESDVPCDVTTSMSRKKPSSSKLAASVPEVPIDNVSFHFPSSVNRWKYVYHKRLALERELTQNTLDCKEIVDLIKEAGLMRTVSQLPKCYETLVKEFIVNLSEECADGKSTEFRKHVPDIVLTSGETSKAGNQPDKADVIAVLKETCKELEARKHALEKLILQLETAAEDTDGPDRQSSEEDEEANSEEEADDEAED